One window from the genome of Spiractinospora alimapuensis encodes:
- a CDS encoding xanthine dehydrogenase family protein molybdopterin-binding subunit: protein MSSVTKSEHREPRFETDGTWVGASVRRREDPRLVSGRGQFVDDIALPGMAHAQFVRSTVAAGEVVDIDLTETRRTPGVLAAYTAADLDLGDITAILERPLSEFVPTDMPVLARDRVRFTGEPLAIVLAEDPYAAEDGVEAARVTYSASTAVVSDDQALAEGAPLVHDNAPKNTLLDVSMFATDGIEDVFASADCVVDVVARSARQNALPLETRGVVVSWEERDEQLLVRTCTQVPHQVRTVMARCLGRDERTVRVVVPDMGGGFGQKCVVGREEIAAGAAAIRLGRPVKWIEDRRDALSAAFLAREQRYEARAAFDSEGRILALDADIVCDMGAYSCFPFSAGIEPLMASAEMPGVYRVPAYRVRGRAITTNKAPSAPYRGVSRPQYVMVMERLFERAARELDLDPVEIRRRNVITEFPYTGVNMVTYDPGSYLEALNLCEELVRAEGWYEFQREAAAQGRTVGIGYCCFNERTGYGSDAFAKRKMMVVPGFDLSEIRMDTSGSVVVTSGTMNHGQSHETTLAQIVATQLGIDVAKVKVQQGDTDRITYGWGTFASRSVTIGGSAVSLAADRLGVKLRHIGAHLLDTEIDNVELHRGTVRHRDDHERAVPFTDIADAAYLRANRLPKDTEPGLTETASFDTPGDGTFANATHAVVVELHPGTGKVEILRYLCVEDCGIAIHPQVVEGQCRGGIAQGIAGALFESVTYDAQGEPSCASFIDYKVPTASEIPDVEIHHLETPCAFTESGAKGVGEGGTIGAPAAVLNAVNDALRPTGIELDQTPITPETVQRALETLDTLEPQT from the coding sequence ATGAGCAGTGTCACCAAGTCCGAGCACCGTGAACCCCGGTTCGAGACCGACGGCACCTGGGTCGGCGCCTCCGTCCGACGGCGGGAGGACCCACGCCTGGTGTCCGGCCGAGGGCAGTTCGTGGACGACATCGCCCTGCCCGGGATGGCGCACGCGCAGTTCGTGCGCAGCACCGTCGCGGCCGGTGAGGTCGTGGACATCGACCTCACCGAGACCCGACGCACCCCCGGCGTGCTCGCCGCCTACACCGCGGCCGACCTCGACCTCGGCGACATCACCGCGATCCTGGAGCGTCCCCTCTCGGAGTTCGTGCCCACCGACATGCCGGTGCTGGCTCGGGATCGCGTCCGGTTCACCGGGGAGCCCCTCGCCATCGTGCTCGCGGAGGACCCCTACGCGGCCGAGGACGGCGTGGAGGCCGCCCGGGTGACCTACTCCGCCAGTACGGCCGTGGTCTCCGACGACCAGGCCCTGGCGGAGGGGGCGCCGCTGGTCCACGACAACGCCCCCAAAAACACCCTCCTCGACGTGTCGATGTTCGCCACGGACGGCATCGAGGACGTCTTCGCCTCGGCCGACTGTGTCGTCGACGTGGTGGCGCGGTCCGCCCGGCAGAACGCGCTGCCGCTGGAGACCCGGGGCGTCGTCGTCTCGTGGGAGGAACGGGACGAGCAGCTGCTGGTGCGGACGTGCACCCAGGTTCCGCACCAGGTGCGCACCGTCATGGCGCGTTGTCTGGGTAGGGACGAACGCACCGTGCGGGTCGTCGTACCCGACATGGGCGGCGGGTTCGGACAGAAGTGTGTCGTCGGCCGGGAGGAGATCGCGGCCGGGGCCGCCGCCATCCGGCTCGGCCGTCCCGTCAAGTGGATCGAGGACCGGCGGGACGCGCTGAGCGCGGCGTTCCTCGCGCGGGAACAGCGCTACGAGGCGCGCGCGGCGTTCGACTCCGAGGGCCGGATCCTCGCCCTCGACGCCGACATCGTGTGCGACATGGGCGCCTACTCCTGCTTCCCGTTCTCCGCCGGGATCGAGCCCCTCATGGCTTCCGCCGAGATGCCCGGGGTGTACCGCGTGCCGGCCTACCGGGTGCGGGGCCGCGCCATCACCACGAACAAGGCGCCCAGCGCCCCCTACCGCGGGGTGAGCCGCCCCCAGTACGTGATGGTGATGGAGCGGCTGTTCGAGCGGGCAGCCCGTGAGCTGGACCTGGACCCCGTGGAGATCCGGCGCCGCAACGTCATCACCGAGTTCCCCTACACCGGCGTCAACATGGTCACCTACGACCCGGGGAGCTACCTGGAGGCCCTCAACCTGTGCGAGGAACTGGTCCGCGCGGAGGGCTGGTACGAGTTCCAGCGGGAGGCCGCCGCCCAGGGGCGCACCGTCGGGATCGGGTACTGCTGCTTCAACGAGCGCACCGGGTACGGCAGTGACGCGTTCGCCAAGCGCAAGATGATGGTGGTTCCCGGCTTCGACCTCTCCGAGATCCGGATGGACACCAGCGGCTCGGTCGTCGTGACCTCGGGGACGATGAACCACGGGCAGAGCCACGAGACCACGCTGGCGCAGATCGTCGCCACCCAGCTCGGCATCGACGTGGCCAAGGTCAAGGTCCAGCAGGGCGACACCGACCGCATCACCTACGGCTGGGGCACCTTCGCCAGCCGCTCCGTCACCATCGGCGGCAGCGCGGTCTCCCTCGCCGCGGACCGACTCGGCGTGAAACTCCGCCACATCGGCGCCCACCTGCTGGACACCGAGATCGACAACGTGGAACTGCACCGAGGGACGGTGCGCCACCGCGACGACCACGAGCGCGCCGTGCCCTTCACCGACATCGCCGACGCCGCCTACCTGCGGGCCAACCGACTCCCCAAGGACACCGAACCCGGCCTGACCGAGACGGCGAGCTTCGACACCCCAGGTGACGGGACGTTCGCCAACGCCACCCACGCCGTCGTCGTGGAGCTGCACCCCGGCACCGGGAAGGTGGAGATCCTGCGCTACCTGTGCGTCGAGGACTGCGGTATCGCCATCCATCCCCAGGTGGTGGAAGGGCAGTGCCGGGGCGGCATCGCCCAGGGCATCGCGGGCGCCCTCTTCGAGAGCGTCACCTACGACGCGCAGGGCGAACCCTCGTGCGCCAGCTTCATCGACTACAAGGTGCCCACCGCCAGCGAGATCCCCGACGTCGAGATCCACCACCTGGAAACCCCCTGCGCGTTCACCGAGAGCGGCGCGAAGGGGGTGGGGGAGGGCGGCACCATCGGGGCACCCGCGGCGGTGCTCAACGCCGTGAACGACGCCCTACGCCCGACCGGGATCGAACTCGACCAGACCCCCATCACCCCGGAGACGGTCCAGCGCGCGCTGGAGACCCTGGACACGTTGGAGCCGCAGACATGA
- a CDS encoding FAD binding domain-containing protein yields the protein MKPAAFTYHRARDVDGVTALLTELGDDAKIIAGGQSLVPMMNFRLARPRHLVDVSRLSTLRHVTPDGAGLRIGALTTHHDVETADGLDPGFTILREAMAWVGHLPIRSLGTVGGSLAHADATAEWCLLAVLLNARVTARGPGGSERQIAAADLFLGFYSTTLEPDEFITEVVFPRPAPHAALTEFAERHGDFATVAAAVDLDLDGDTVRGGRVALGGVAPTPVRVDAAEEVLRRGGRVGPQLFTECADAAAEAIDPPSDANGTADYRKALARTLITRACAEASER from the coding sequence ATGAAGCCCGCTGCCTTCACCTACCATCGCGCCCGCGACGTCGATGGGGTCACCGCACTGCTGACCGAACTCGGGGACGACGCGAAGATCATCGCGGGGGGTCAGAGCCTGGTCCCGATGATGAACTTCCGCCTCGCCCGACCGCGCCACCTGGTCGACGTGAGTCGGCTGTCCACCCTGCGCCACGTCACCCCGGACGGTGCCGGGCTGCGCATCGGCGCGTTGACCACCCACCACGACGTCGAGACGGCGGACGGGCTGGATCCGGGGTTCACCATCCTGCGTGAGGCGATGGCCTGGGTGGGTCACCTCCCCATCCGGTCGCTCGGCACGGTGGGCGGTAGCCTCGCCCACGCCGACGCCACCGCCGAGTGGTGCCTGCTGGCGGTCCTGCTCAACGCCCGGGTGACGGCGCGTGGCCCAGGAGGGTCGGAGCGCCAGATCGCCGCTGCGGACCTCTTCCTCGGTTTCTACTCAACCACCCTGGAACCCGACGAGTTCATCACCGAGGTCGTGTTCCCCCGCCCCGCACCCCACGCGGCCCTCACTGAGTTCGCCGAACGGCACGGGGACTTCGCCACGGTGGCCGCCGCCGTCGACCTCGACCTGGACGGCGACACGGTGCGCGGCGGACGCGTCGCCCTGGGCGGGGTGGCGCCCACCCCCGTCCGTGTCGACGCCGCCGAGGAGGTCCTTCGGCGCGGAGGCCGGGTGGGGCCCCAACTCTTCACCGAGTGCGCGGACGCGGCCGCCGAGGCCATCGACCCGCCCAGCGACGCCAACGGGACCGCGGACTACCGCAAGGCCCTGGCCCGAACCCTGATCACCCGCGCGTGTGCGGAGGCGAGCGAACGATGA
- a CDS encoding FAD-dependent oxidoreductase has product MPSSQSYEVTIVGAGLGGLTAALALRQQGLRVTVLERAPELGEVGAGIQTAPNASRILMRLGLRERLEEIHTEPQDQVRRRWKDGSIIGQTPLGDRCKRDYNGPYWHYHRADLHRVILDACVDADGPGPVVQVRTGCEVVDVDRTDPARPTIVTAQGERHSADVVVGADGIQSRVRDAAGFRDTLRFSGEMAYRALIPGERIAEDPATRFLLDRFHSTIWYGPDRHLVHYMIRGGEYLNVVAIVPCGPELERQWSAPATAEELAGAYPGWDDRVPAMLSKAESVSAWAMYHRLPDPVWVDGRIALLGDACHAMLPYQAQGASQAMEDAAVLAEELGAVTVANAPEALTRYVSRRAKRAAMVQDASLRNMELYHLPDGPRQEERDAKLRDFHGESAISYDLLWRGTPLREDDTESFSYQFIR; this is encoded by the coding sequence ATGCCATCCAGTCAGTCCTACGAGGTGACGATCGTGGGAGCGGGACTCGGCGGGTTGACCGCCGCACTCGCCCTTCGTCAGCAGGGGCTGCGGGTGACGGTGCTCGAACGGGCACCAGAACTGGGTGAGGTGGGCGCCGGCATCCAGACCGCGCCGAACGCCAGCCGTATCCTGATGCGTCTCGGCCTGCGGGAGCGGTTGGAGGAGATCCACACCGAGCCGCAGGACCAGGTCCGCCGGCGGTGGAAGGACGGCAGCATCATCGGCCAGACCCCTCTGGGCGACCGGTGCAAGCGTGACTACAACGGGCCCTACTGGCACTACCACCGCGCCGACCTGCACCGCGTCATCCTGGACGCGTGCGTGGACGCCGACGGGCCCGGTCCCGTCGTCCAGGTGCGCACCGGCTGCGAGGTGGTCGACGTCGACCGGACCGACCCGGCGCGGCCGACCATCGTCACCGCCCAGGGTGAGCGTCACTCCGCCGACGTGGTGGTGGGCGCCGACGGCATCCAGTCCCGGGTGCGTGACGCCGCCGGGTTCCGCGACACGCTGCGCTTCTCCGGGGAGATGGCCTACCGGGCGCTCATCCCCGGCGAGAGGATCGCGGAGGACCCGGCCACGCGGTTCCTCCTCGACCGCTTCCACAGCACCATCTGGTACGGGCCCGACCGTCACCTCGTGCACTACATGATCCGGGGCGGCGAGTACCTGAACGTCGTCGCGATCGTGCCGTGCGGGCCGGAGCTCGAACGCCAGTGGTCGGCCCCGGCGACCGCCGAGGAACTGGCCGGCGCCTACCCCGGGTGGGACGACCGTGTCCCAGCCATGCTGTCCAAGGCCGAGTCGGTGAGCGCGTGGGCGATGTACCACCGCCTGCCCGACCCGGTGTGGGTGGACGGCCGGATCGCGCTTCTCGGCGACGCCTGCCACGCCATGCTGCCCTACCAGGCGCAGGGCGCGTCCCAGGCGATGGAGGACGCCGCCGTGCTCGCCGAGGAGCTCGGCGCGGTCACCGTCGCCAACGCCCCCGAGGCCCTCACCCGCTACGTGTCGCGACGGGCCAAGCGCGCCGCCATGGTGCAGGACGCGTCCCTGCGCAACATGGAGCTCTACCACCTGCCCGACGGCCCCCGGCAGGAGGAGCGCGACGCCAAGCTGCGCGACTTCCACGGCGAGTCCGCGATCTCCTACGACCTCCTCTGGCGCGGCACCCCGCTGCGGGAGGACGATACGGAGTCCTTCTCCTACCAGTTCATCCGCTGA
- a CDS encoding PTS transporter subunit IIC produces the protein MKTFLANKGVRPSLHTYFIEAMSFMALGLFSSLLIGLIIQTVGEQAGVGFLIEAGTLAMGMMGPAIGVAVAYALGGPPLVLFSAAATGAAGAELGGPAGAFLAAVVSVEIGKIVSKETKIDIVVTPAVTVLSGFAVAWAIGPVIDSGLRRFGELINWATTQEPFTMSILIAVLMGLALTAPISSAAIAVMLDLSGLAAGAATVGCSAQMVGFAVMSFRENRWGGLASIGLGTSMLQFPNILKNPRLLIPPTLAGAILAPIAVIVFSMESNAAGAGMGTAGFVGQIMTITTMGFSYQLLAVIVAFHIVLPALIAWVISLGLRKISWIKDGDQLIRQG, from the coding sequence ATGAAGACCTTTCTCGCCAACAAGGGTGTGCGGCCCTCACTGCACACCTACTTCATCGAAGCCATGTCGTTCATGGCGCTGGGCCTGTTCTCGTCGCTGCTCATCGGCCTGATCATCCAGACGGTCGGTGAACAGGCCGGTGTCGGGTTCCTCATTGAGGCCGGAACCCTCGCCATGGGGATGATGGGGCCGGCCATCGGCGTCGCCGTCGCCTACGCCTTGGGCGGTCCGCCGCTCGTGCTGTTCTCCGCGGCCGCCACGGGCGCCGCGGGAGCCGAGCTCGGAGGACCGGCCGGTGCCTTCCTCGCCGCGGTGGTCTCCGTGGAGATCGGAAAGATCGTCTCCAAGGAGACGAAGATCGACATCGTCGTGACCCCGGCGGTCACGGTCCTGTCGGGCTTCGCGGTCGCGTGGGCGATCGGTCCGGTCATCGACAGCGGACTGCGCCGGTTCGGCGAGCTCATCAACTGGGCGACCACGCAGGAACCCTTCACGATGAGCATCCTGATCGCCGTCCTGATGGGACTCGCCCTCACGGCCCCCATCTCCAGTGCCGCGATCGCGGTCATGCTGGACCTCAGCGGCCTCGCCGCGGGGGCCGCGACGGTCGGGTGCAGCGCGCAGATGGTCGGCTTCGCGGTGATGAGCTTCCGGGAGAACCGGTGGGGCGGCCTCGCCTCCATCGGCCTGGGCACCTCGATGCTGCAGTTCCCCAACATCCTCAAGAATCCGCGCCTGCTGATTCCCCCGACCCTGGCCGGCGCGATCCTCGCCCCGATCGCGGTCATCGTCTTCTCCATGGAGAGCAACGCCGCGGGGGCGGGAATGGGCACGGCCGGGTTCGTCGGCCAGATCATGACCATCACGACGATGGGCTTCAGCTACCAGCTTCTCGCCGTCATCGTCGCGTTCCACATCGTGCTCCCCGCCTTGATCGCCTGGGTGATCAGCCTCGGCCTACGCAAGATCTCCTGGATCAAGGACGGCGACCAGCTCATTCGACAGGGTTGA
- a CDS encoding maleate cis-trans isomerase family protein: MPDHRIGMIVPSSNLTMETEIPRMLSAREAVRPEDRFTFHSARTRMQRVTPEQLREMNAQSERAATELSDARPDIVTSACLVAIMAQGPGYHCTAEDAISAALRGNDAEVPVVSSAGALLTALSALKARRIALITPYMKPLTQTVVDYIENAGTEVVDALSLEVADNLEVARLDPAGLEEHWRTLNLNGADALVVSACVQMPSLPVIQRIEDQAPVPVLSAATATAYCLLSELGLDTVVPDTGHLLSGTVPAP; encoded by the coding sequence ATGCCTGACCATCGCATCGGCATGATCGTGCCGAGTTCCAACCTGACCATGGAGACGGAGATCCCGCGCATGCTGTCCGCGCGGGAGGCCGTCCGACCCGAGGACCGCTTCACCTTCCACAGCGCCCGGACGCGCATGCAGCGCGTCACCCCGGAGCAGCTTCGGGAGATGAACGCGCAGAGCGAGCGCGCCGCGACGGAGCTCTCCGACGCCCGCCCCGACATCGTGACCTCCGCCTGCCTGGTGGCGATCATGGCCCAGGGGCCCGGCTACCACTGCACCGCCGAGGACGCGATCTCCGCCGCGCTGCGCGGGAACGACGCCGAGGTGCCCGTGGTGTCCAGCGCGGGGGCGCTCCTCACGGCGCTGTCGGCCCTCAAGGCCCGGCGCATCGCCCTCATCACGCCCTACATGAAGCCGTTGACCCAGACCGTGGTCGACTACATCGAGAACGCCGGCACCGAGGTGGTCGACGCCCTCAGTCTCGAGGTCGCCGACAACCTGGAGGTCGCCCGCCTCGACCCGGCGGGGCTCGAGGAGCACTGGCGCACCCTGAACCTCAACGGCGCCGACGCGTTGGTGGTCTCCGCCTGCGTGCAGATGCCCTCGCTGCCGGTCATCCAGCGGATCGAGGACCAAGCACCGGTACCCGTCCTCTCGGCGGCGACCGCGACAGCGTACTGTCTACTTTCAGAACTGGGCCTGGACACCGTCGTCCCGGACACAGGTCACCTGCTCAGCGGTACCGTACCCGCGCCCTGA
- a CDS encoding M29 family metallopeptidase, whose product MDQNSLNDICVRQLSLSGVRDGETLAVLSRGDERGDFANAFLFAAQELGANTFHMRLPNSREASGAWAVGESGLAGNDVAVEALKQSDMLIDLTFLLFSKEQFAIQAADTRILTVVEPAPLLARLMPTRELRERVEVGAELLAKARTMRITSPGGTDVTYQLGVYPTMSEYGYTDTPGRWDHWPAAFVFTGGADDGVDGTIVLSPGDVLLPFNTYVQTPVTITIEHGFITDIRGGLDAELLSSYIASFNDPRGYGMSHVGWGLDERAHWHGLTQFPGGMGMELRSFYGNVMFSIGPNNELGGPNDTPCHFDIPMRGCSLYLDDEQIVRDGDITVPEMRPLDRR is encoded by the coding sequence ATGGATCAGAACAGCCTGAATGACATCTGCGTACGGCAGCTCTCCCTGAGCGGTGTCCGTGACGGCGAGACGCTCGCTGTGCTGTCCCGGGGCGACGAACGCGGCGACTTCGCCAACGCGTTCCTCTTCGCCGCCCAGGAGCTGGGGGCCAACACCTTCCACATGCGGCTGCCCAACTCCCGCGAGGCGTCAGGAGCCTGGGCCGTCGGCGAGTCGGGGCTCGCTGGCAACGACGTCGCGGTCGAGGCGCTCAAGCAGTCCGACATGCTGATCGACCTGACCTTCCTGCTCTTCAGCAAGGAGCAGTTCGCCATCCAGGCCGCCGACACCCGGATCCTCACCGTGGTCGAGCCCGCCCCGCTGCTCGCCCGGCTGATGCCCACGCGCGAGCTCCGCGAGCGCGTGGAGGTCGGCGCCGAACTCCTCGCCAAGGCCCGCACCATGCGGATCACCAGCCCGGGCGGGACCGACGTCACCTACCAGCTCGGCGTCTATCCGACGATGAGCGAGTACGGCTACACCGACACCCCCGGCCGCTGGGACCACTGGCCCGCCGCGTTCGTGTTCACCGGTGGGGCCGACGACGGCGTGGACGGCACCATCGTGCTGTCCCCCGGTGACGTCCTGCTCCCGTTCAACACCTACGTGCAGACGCCCGTCACGATCACGATCGAACACGGTTTCATCACCGACATCCGTGGCGGTCTGGACGCCGAGCTCCTCTCCTCCTACATCGCCTCCTTCAACGACCCGCGCGGCTACGGGATGTCGCACGTGGGTTGGGGCCTGGACGAGCGCGCCCACTGGCACGGGCTGACCCAGTTCCCCGGCGGCATGGGGATGGAGCTCCGGTCGTTCTACGGCAACGTCATGTTCTCCATCGGCCCCAACAACGAGCTCGGCGGACCGAACGACACCCCCTGCCACTTCGACATCCCCATGCGCGGTTGCAGCCTGTACCTCGACGACGAACAGATCGTGCGCGACGGCGACATCACGGTGCCCGAAATGCGCCCCCTGGATCGTCGCTGA
- a CDS encoding MarR family winged helix-turn-helix transcriptional regulator: MSGGDRIDQTSSRTNGRGEAGAGPPSTPPDLLAAPGYLVRRMYQAYTALWGQTVDSTLTGPQFAVLTAVEHDPGVDQGSLASVIALDRSTMADVARRLEDRGLITRATSTTDSRRKLLHLTTHGTQVLAETNQRARDLDRLLLQGSPPEGRERLMRDLIQLAEDWEKLTQR, encoded by the coding sequence GTGAGCGGTGGCGACCGGATCGATCAGACCTCCAGCCGCACCAACGGCAGGGGCGAGGCGGGCGCTGGCCCACCCTCGACCCCGCCCGATCTCCTGGCCGCACCCGGATACCTGGTCCGACGCATGTACCAGGCCTACACCGCGCTGTGGGGACAGACCGTGGACTCCACACTCACCGGACCGCAGTTCGCGGTACTGACCGCGGTGGAACACGACCCCGGGGTCGACCAGGGGTCCCTGGCGTCGGTCATCGCGCTCGACCGGTCCACCATGGCCGACGTGGCGCGCCGACTGGAGGACCGTGGGCTCATCACCCGCGCCACGTCCACCACCGACAGCCGACGCAAACTCCTGCACCTGACCACCCACGGGACCCAGGTACTCGCCGAGACCAACCAGCGGGCCCGTGACCTGGACCGGTTGCTGCTCCAGGGCTCCCCGCCCGAGGGGCGCGAGCGACTGATGCGGGACCTCATCCAACTGGCCGAGGACTGGGAGAAACTCACCCAGCGCTGA
- a CDS encoding isocitrate lyase/PEP mutase family protein, producing MTLTDTFRDLHHRDEVLLMPNPWDAGSAKVMESLGFAALATTSSGAAATLGLDDGALGRDRALRGAAEIVAAVDVPVSADLENGFADDPTGVADTFRRAVDVGLAGASIEDWDGSAIYERRHAVERVRAAVEAADGRLVVTARAENHIHGVDDFEDTLGRVQDYAAAGADVVFAPGLATADQIGALVRGVDVPVSVLAVPGVPSVPELRDLGVRRVSTGGSWAWVAYAAMAEAGRELLEQGTFGYLDGAAEDRAVVDRALG from the coding sequence ATGACGCTCACCGACACCTTCCGAGACCTCCACCACCGCGACGAAGTCCTCCTCATGCCCAACCCCTGGGACGCCGGATCCGCGAAGGTGATGGAGTCGCTGGGATTCGCGGCCCTGGCCACCACCAGCAGCGGAGCCGCCGCCACGCTGGGCCTCGACGACGGCGCGTTGGGACGGGACCGGGCGCTGCGCGGCGCCGCCGAGATCGTGGCCGCCGTCGACGTCCCCGTCTCGGCCGATCTGGAGAACGGGTTCGCCGACGACCCCACCGGGGTGGCCGACACCTTCCGACGCGCAGTGGACGTCGGGCTCGCTGGAGCGTCGATCGAGGACTGGGACGGGTCGGCCATCTACGAACGCCGGCACGCGGTGGAGCGGGTGCGCGCGGCGGTGGAGGCGGCGGACGGTCGACTCGTGGTGACGGCCCGCGCGGAGAACCACATCCACGGCGTCGACGACTTCGAGGACACACTCGGCCGGGTCCAGGACTACGCGGCGGCCGGAGCCGACGTCGTGTTCGCGCCCGGACTGGCAACGGCGGACCAGATCGGGGCCCTGGTGCGCGGTGTGGACGTCCCGGTGAGCGTTCTGGCCGTCCCCGGAGTGCCGTCCGTACCGGAACTGCGGGACCTCGGGGTGCGGCGCGTCTCGACTGGCGGCTCCTGGGCGTGGGTGGCCTACGCGGCCATGGCGGAGGCGGGGCGCGAACTCCTGGAGCAGGGAACGTTCGGGTACCTCGACGGTGCGGCGGAGGACCGGGCCGTCGTCGATCGGGCACTCGGATAG
- a CDS encoding NADAR family protein, translating to MHNTDEIRSVSDLTRVADRVKFLFFYGHRPTGTSEVGPECLSQWWTAPFVVDTVSYPTAEHWMMAEKARLFHDADAEAKIVAARTPGEAKKLGRLVRGFDEEVWNRERFEVVVRGNHAKFDQNPVLRDYLLATRQRVLVEASPRDLVWGIGLSKDNERAADPTQWRGLNLLGFALMKVRHQLAAEEGVG from the coding sequence ATGCACAACACCGACGAGATCCGGTCCGTCTCGGACCTCACCCGCGTCGCCGACCGAGTGAAGTTCCTGTTCTTCTACGGACACCGGCCCACCGGAACTTCCGAGGTGGGCCCGGAGTGCCTCTCGCAGTGGTGGACGGCCCCCTTCGTCGTGGACACGGTCAGCTACCCGACGGCGGAACACTGGATGATGGCCGAGAAGGCCCGCCTGTTCCACGACGCCGACGCGGAGGCCAAGATCGTCGCCGCCCGCACGCCCGGCGAGGCCAAGAAACTGGGCCGCCTGGTGCGCGGATTCGACGAGGAGGTGTGGAACCGCGAGCGGTTCGAGGTCGTGGTCCGCGGCAACCACGCCAAGTTCGACCAGAACCCCGTCCTGCGCGACTACCTCCTGGCGACCCGCCAACGCGTCCTGGTCGAGGCCAGCCCCAGGGACCTGGTCTGGGGGATCGGCCTGTCCAAGGACAACGAACGGGCGGCCGATCCCACCCAGTGGCGGGGGCTCAACCTGCTGGGCTTCGCGCTGATGAAGGTCCGCCACCAGCTCGCGGCGGAGGAGGGCGTGGGGTAG
- a CDS encoding MFS transporter encodes MSSSPTETSAVRTSRTTRRAWLGLAALSLPTALLALDMSVLYLALPHLATALSTSAAQELWILDIYPFMIAGFLVPMGSLGDRIGRRRLLVAGAAVFAAISVVAALSVTPEMLIAARAALGVAGATLMPSTLALISVMFPDPDRRRVAIAVWTSAFMTGFATGPLIGGALLEVFWWGSVFLLAVPVMGLLLVLGPILLPEHRPTHAGRFDLPSALLFLVAALPLAYGLKRLANDGVHVGAVVAVGLGLAAGAVFGYRQFRVTDPLLDLRMLANRTLGSALLLLLLGPAVVSGITLFVPQYLQLAHGMSPLLAGALILPAASGLIVGAMLAPLAARRLAPGTVIAVGLAVSCAGFLLIVQGAPLAPVWVVVGLVAVYLGSGPFDALGTDLVVGAAPPERAGSAGATSETVTELGGAVGIATLGSLGSAVYQRHAADTLPSDLPSGAESAARESLSGAVAAAERLDPTQAAALHDLAGRAFTDGLQAAGLAGAAITAVLAILAAWLLRAVR; translated from the coding sequence GTGTCCTCGTCTCCTACCGAGACCTCCGCTGTCCGCACGTCGCGGACAACCCGACGCGCGTGGCTGGGCCTGGCCGCCCTGTCCCTGCCCACCGCGCTGCTCGCGCTCGACATGAGCGTGCTGTACCTCGCTCTGCCACACCTGGCGACCGCTCTCTCGACGAGCGCGGCACAGGAGCTGTGGATTCTCGACATCTATCCGTTCATGATCGCCGGCTTCCTGGTGCCGATGGGCAGCCTCGGGGACCGGATCGGCCGCCGTCGACTGCTGGTGGCGGGCGCCGCCGTGTTCGCCGCGATCTCCGTGGTGGCGGCGCTCTCCGTCACGCCCGAGATGCTGATCGCCGCCCGGGCGGCCTTGGGGGTGGCCGGCGCGACGCTGATGCCGTCCACGTTGGCTCTGATCAGCGTGATGTTCCCGGACCCCGACCGTCGGCGCGTCGCGATCGCGGTGTGGACCAGCGCCTTCATGACGGGGTTCGCCACGGGGCCGCTCATCGGGGGAGCCCTGCTGGAGGTGTTCTGGTGGGGGTCGGTGTTCCTGCTCGCGGTTCCGGTGATGGGCCTGCTGCTCGTACTCGGCCCGATCCTGCTGCCGGAACACCGCCCCACCCACGCCGGGCGGTTCGACCTTCCCAGCGCCCTACTGTTCCTGGTCGCGGCTCTGCCCCTGGCGTACGGGCTGAAGCGGCTCGCCAACGACGGTGTGCATGTTGGGGCGGTGGTCGCCGTCGGCCTGGGGCTGGCCGCGGGGGCGGTGTTCGGGTACCGGCAGTTCCGTGTCACCGACCCGCTCCTGGACCTGCGGATGCTGGCCAACCGCACGTTGGGGTCGGCGCTGCTGCTGCTCCTGCTGGGACCGGCGGTGGTCAGCGGCATCACGCTGTTCGTACCGCAGTACCTGCAACTGGCGCACGGGATGTCGCCGCTGCTGGCAGGGGCACTGATCCTTCCGGCGGCGTCGGGACTGATCGTCGGTGCCATGCTCGCGCCGTTGGCGGCCCGCAGGCTCGCGCCGGGGACGGTGATCGCGGTCGGGCTGGCGGTGTCCTGTGCCGGATTCCTGCTGATCGTCCAGGGTGCTCCGCTGGCGCCAGTGTGGGTCGTCGTGGGGCTGGTCGCCGTCTACCTGGGCAGTGGACCGTTCGACGCCCTGGGCACCGACCTCGTGGTGGGGGCCGCGCCGCCGGAGCGGGCGGGATCCGCGGGCGCCACCTCGGAGACCGTGACGGAGTTGGGCGGCGCAGTCGGGATCGCGACGCTGGGTAGTCTCGGTTCGGCCGTCTACCAACGCCACGCGGCGGACACCCTGCCCTCGGACCTGCCCTCCGGAGCTGAGTCCGCGGCACGGGAGTCCCTGTCCGGAGCGGTCGCGGCGGCCGAACGACTCGACCCGACGCAGGCCGCGGCCCTGCACGACCTCGCGGGAAGAGCGTTCACCGACGGCCTCCAAGCCGCGGGCCTCGCCGGCGCCGCGATCACGGCGGTGCTGGCCATCCTCGCCGCATGGCTGCTCAGAGCCGTCCGGTAG